The DNA region CGCCCTCGGGAAGGGTGAAGGACACGTCGCGCAGGACGGGAGCGGCGTGCGGGCCGTGGGCGAAGGTGAGCCCGGACACGGCGAGTTCCGCGCCGGCCGGGTTCCCGGCGCCCCCGGCCGGCCGGTGCGGGGAGGCCGGACGCGGCTGGTCCGCCGGGCCGGCCGGGGCCGACGTCGCCGCCAGCCGCGCGGCCAGCACCCGCAGCTGGATGACGTAGCCGGCCGCCACCCCGGTCATCTGCTGGAGGGCCGGGATCAGATAGGCGGTGACGTAGCTGATAGCGCCGATCACGTCTCCGGGCGAGACCGCGCCCCGGCGCACCAGCGACGGTCCGGCGAGCAGCAGGCCGAGGACGGGGAGCTGCCCGCCGATCAGCAGCACCGGGACGCGGAGCGCGGTCGTCCACGCCACCGTGTTCGCCGCGCGGACCGAGGCGTCGGCGGCCCGGGCCACCTCCGCGAGCGCCTCGCGGCGGGCCCCGAGGGCGGCGACGTCGCGCGCCGCCTCGACCACCGTGCCGGTCGCGGCCGCCACCCGCTCCTCGGCGAGCAGGAAGGCCGCCCTGCGCCGGGCCAGGGCCCGTGCCGCGGGGACGAACGCCGCCACGGCCGCCAGCAGCGGCGCCGCCACCACGAGCGCCATCCGCGGGTCCAGGGACGCCAGGCCGATCAGCGCGGCCACGAGGTTGACGCCGAGCGGCAGCGCCGTGCGCAGCAGGGCGCCGAGCGTGCCGCGCACCGCGTCGACCTGGCTGCTCAGCCGGTTCACGCCCGCGGCGTCCGGGCCCGCTCCCGGCAGGCCCTCGTGCACCGCCCGCCGCAGCGCGCCGCGCACGACCCGCCGCACCAGTTCGTCGCGCATCGGCTCGACGATCGCGGACAGCGGGTCGAACACCGCGCGCTGGGCGGCGGCGCGGACGCCGTACAGGGCGGCGATCGCGGTCAGCCAGAGGAGGCCGACGGCCGGGCGTCCGGCCAGGAAGCCCCGGTCGAGGGCGGTGGCCAGCATGCGTCCCGAGGCCAGCGCCGGCGCCGCCTGGACGGCCGACCAGCCCAGCGCCCGGAGCACGGACCGGCGGAGCCGGCCGTCGCCTCCCGCAACAGCCGCAGCCCCGGGTCACGCCCCACGATGTCCCGCATCACGCCCCCTGCTCCTCTCGTCGTCCACGTCGCCGCCGGTCTCTCGGGCACCGGTGTCCCAGGCGTCGGTCTGCGCCGCGTCCGCGGCGAACACCGCCCGGTACGCCGGGTCGCGCCACAGTTCGGCGTGCGTCCCGCGGGCCCTGATCCGGCCCGCTTCGAGCCAGACCACCTGGTCGCAGCGCGCGGCCGTGGCCATTCGGTGGGCCACCACGATCCGGGTGCGTCCGGCCAGCGCGCCGGTGACCGCCGCGCTGACCTCGGACTCGGTGACGGTGTCCAGCCCCGAGGTGGCGTCGTCCAGCACGTAGACCCGGGCCGGGCGGGCCAGGGTGCGGGCCAGGCCGAGCCGCTGCCGTTCGCCGCCCGAGAGCGGCACCCGCTCCAGCGGCGTGTCGTAGCCGTCGGGCAGCCGCCGGACGAAGCCGTCCGCCGCGGCCGTGCGCGCCGCGGCGTGCACGGCGGCCGCCGGCAGCGCGGGCCGGCCGTAGCCGATGGCCTCGCGGACGGTGCCGCCGAGCAGGACGGGACGTTCGAAGGCGTAGGTGACCGCGTCGCGCAGCGGGTCCTCGGCCAGCTCCGCGACGGGCCGTCCGTCGAGCAGCACCTCCCCCTCGTCGGGGTCGGTGAGCCGCCCGGGGAGTCCGGCCAGCGCGCTCTTGCCCGAGGCGGTGCGGCCGACCAGCGCCACGCAGGCGCCGGCCGGGATGTCCAGGTCGATCCGGTCGAGCACCGCCGTCCCGGCCGCCGGACCGGCCGCACCGCTCCCGGCGGCCCGTACGGTGACGGACCGGAAGGACACCGCTCCCGCGCCGGGAGCGGCGGCCGCGGTCCCGTACCCGACGCCGGGATGCGCGAACGTCCCGGCGAGGCGGCTCGCGGCGGCGCGGGCCTGGGCGAGCATGAAGAACGCGTCGATCTGCTGCACGGCGGGGAAGGCGAGCTGGAGGTAGCCGGCCACCGCCACCAGTTCTCCCGGCGAGAGTCGGCCGTCGGCCACGCCGAGGCCCGCCAGGGCGAGCACCAGCGCCTCGGTCAGCGAGGTGAGCAGGCCGAACTGCCAGACGGTGCCCTTCTGCAGCCGCCACATCCCGTACCCGGCGGCGGACACGTCCCGCAGCGGGGCGAGCACCCGGGCCGCCTCGCGGTCCAGGGTACCCGCGGCCCGGATGGTCCGCGCGCCGGAGAGCGCGGAGAGCAGCCGGCCGGCGATCTGGGACTGGGCGGCCAGGTACGCGCCCTGGACCGCGGTCACGTTCCCCACGAAGCGGCGGGCGGTCAGCGCCGTCGTCGGGACGACCAGCAGGAAGGCCAGTGCGCAGCGCCAGTCCAGCCACCACAGGGCGGCCAGCGCCGCGGCCGAACCGGTCACCGTCACGCCCCAGTCCGCTATCGCGACGGGCAGCGCCCCGGCCTGCTGGGTGGCCTGCGTGACCTGCGTGACGGCCTCGCCGGCCGGCACCGGCGAACGGCCGCCCTGGTCCAGCAGGTGGCCCACGGTGCGCAGTTGCAGCCAGCGGGTCCCGTAGGCGGCGCAGGAGACGCCCAGCGGCGCCATCACCGCGTCGCAGACCGCGCTGCCGGCCATCGTGGCGCCCCAGGTCAGCGCGGGGCCAACGCCGTCCCTGCCGTGCAGCACCGCGTTCACCGCGGCGGCCAGCAGGGCCGGCAGGGCCAGCGCGGCGGCGGTGCGCACCACCATCAGGGCGACCAGCAGGGACAGCCGGCCGCCGGTGTGGCGGACGG from Actinacidiphila sp. DG2A-62 includes:
- a CDS encoding ABC transporter ATP-binding protein, producing MLRALGWSAVQAAPALASGRMLATALDRGFLAGRPAVGLLWLTAIAALYGVRAAAQRAVFDPLSAIVEPMRDELVRRVVRGALRRAVHEGLPGAGPDAAGVNRLSSQVDAVRGTLGALLRTALPLGVNLVAALIGLASLDPRMALVVAAPLLAAVAAFVPAARALARRRAAFLLAEERVAAATGTVVEAARDVAALGARREALAEVARAADASVRAANTVAWTTALRVPVLLIGGQLPVLGLLLAGPSLVRRGAVSPGDVIGAISYVTAYLIPALQQMTGVAAGYVIQLRVLAARLAATSAPAGPADQPRPASPHRPAGGAGNPAGAELAVSGLTFAHGPHAAPVLRDVSFTLPEGGHLALVGPSGVGKSTLAGLLAGIGRPDAGRIAVGGRDIAGLTDAERAATVALVPQEAYVFPGTLRENVAYLAPDADDEALDRAAAAVGLGPLAARLGGYDAELVDPAAALSSGERQLIALARVYTSAASLVILDEATCHLDPAAEAAVESAFARRPGTLVVIAHRLSSAARADRVLILDADGHAFGSHAELLAGHPGYAALVGHWNAPLPVPVP
- a CDS encoding ABC transporter ATP-binding protein, which codes for MTRNDPGAGSGERPPGAGRLLAGAVRHTGGRLSLLVALMVVRTAAALALPALLAAAVNAVLHGRDGVGPALTWGATMAGSAVCDAVMAPLGVSCAAYGTRWLQLRTVGHLLDQGGRSPVPAGEAVTQVTQATQQAGALPVAIADWGVTVTGSAAALAALWWLDWRCALAFLLVVPTTALTARRFVGNVTAVQGAYLAAQSQIAGRLLSALSGARTIRAAGTLDREAARVLAPLRDVSAAGYGMWRLQKGTVWQFGLLTSLTEALVLALAGLGVADGRLSPGELVAVAGYLQLAFPAVQQIDAFFMLAQARAAASRLAGTFAHPGVGYGTAAAAPGAGAVSFRSVTVRAAGSGAAGPAAGTAVLDRIDLDIPAGACVALVGRTASGKSALAGLPGRLTDPDEGEVLLDGRPVAELAEDPLRDAVTYAFERPVLLGGTVREAIGYGRPALPAAAVHAAARTAAADGFVRRLPDGYDTPLERVPLSGGERQRLGLARTLARPARVYVLDDATSGLDTVTESEVSAAVTGALAGRTRIVVAHRMATAARCDQVVWLEAGRIRARGTHAELWRDPAYRAVFAADAAQTDAWDTGARETGGDVDDERSRGRDAGHRGA